The region CGATCTCCGGCTACGCCGGGATCGACATCGGCGGCACGAAGATCGCCGCTCTCATCGTCGACGACGCAGGTGGTGTCCTCGCTCGCGGCGCCGTACCCGCTCCGGCGCGGGAGGGCGGAGCTGCCATGGCGGACGCCGCGGCTCGGCTCGTCGCCGACCTGGCTCAGCGCGCCGGGGCTCACCTCCTCAGCGCCGGCGTCGGTGCTGCGGGTGTCATCGATCACGAGACCGGCACCATCCGTGCCGCCTCGGCGACATTCTCGGACTGGGTGGGCTTCCCCCTGGCGACGGAGCTCACGATCCGCCTCGGAGTGCCTGTAGGAGTGGAGAACGACGTCAACGCGTTCCTGCTCGGCGAGGCCGCCGCGGCGTCGGTCCGCGATGACGTCCTGGGCGTCATGCTCGGCACCGGCGTCGGCGGCGCGCTCATCATCGACGGCCACCTTCGTCGCGGCCCCCACGGCGCGGCCGGTGAGATCGGGCATACGCCCGGCTACAGCGACCTCGTCTGCACGTGCGGTCAGATCGGGCACCTCGAGACACTCGCCTCGGGAACGTCGATCGGGCTTCGCTTCGCCGAGCGCGCGGGGGAGCACGTCGGCGGTGCTCGCGAGGTGGCCGCTCGCGCGCGCCGCGGTGACGCCGATGCGATCGCGGTCTTCCGCACGGCAGGGCGGGCGCTCGGCCTCGCGTGCGCGAGCGCCGCGACGCTGCTCGACCTGCCTCGGGCGATCGTGGGCGGGGGAGTCGCTCAGGCCTGGGACCTCCTTCAGCCGGGAGTCGACGAGGCCCTTCGCACGGACGCGCCGGTGTCCGGCATCCCGCTCACCATCCTGCCGGCCCGCCTGGGCGAGGATGCGGTGGCCCTCGGCGCCATCGAGACCGCACGCAGCCTCGATCTGGCTGCGATCCCCTGACCCTCTCGCCGCAAGGAGCGAACGTGAACGAACGACTGGAAGCCAGTGAGATCTGGATGGGCCCGCTGCCCGAACTCGCCGAAGGCGGACTGGCGGCACCGCGCATCGGCATCGCAGGGATCTCGATCGAATCCAGCACCTTCTCACCCCATGTCTCCGGAGACGAGGCATTCACGATCCGGACGGGCGCCGACCTCATCGCCTACTACCCCTTCCTCGATGAGGGTCGTGAACTCCGCGAGGCCGCCACCTGGGTGCCTCTCTACCATGGTCGCTCGCTGCCCGGCGGGGCAG is a window of Microbacterium esteraromaticum DNA encoding:
- a CDS encoding ROK family protein — encoded protein: MDADRGMAQQHRNEAISGYAGIDIGGTKIAALIVDDAGGVLARGAVPAPAREGGAAMADAAARLVADLAQRAGAHLLSAGVGAAGVIDHETGTIRAASATFSDWVGFPLATELTIRLGVPVGVENDVNAFLLGEAAAASVRDDVLGVMLGTGVGGALIIDGHLRRGPHGAAGEIGHTPGYSDLVCTCGQIGHLETLASGTSIGLRFAERAGEHVGGAREVAARARRGDADAIAVFRTAGRALGLACASAATLLDLPRAIVGGGVAQAWDLLQPGVDEALRTDAPVSGIPLTILPARLGEDAVALGAIETARSLDLAAIP